The following proteins are encoded in a genomic region of Paenibacillus sp. FSL H3-0469:
- a CDS encoding M15 family metallopeptidase, translating into MKKWLVVIVIALLIGYEWLSRDKEDATADLNIKTIRVSADNDNGSKTLTVIPKGQIYQGNLLLVNKEYPVQPSGVSADIVRLTDYDELTSGYLLLDHKTLLSKQVAEKFTKMVHAAAGDDINSFLISSGYRDNEKQKQLYEEKGADYALPPGYSEHNLGLSLDIGSSQMSMSHAPEGQWLREHAWDYGFILRYPEDKTDITGIKYEPWHFRYVGLPHSVIMRDKNFTLEEYLEFLKEQKSIVTTVNGVEYQISYIKVTGNTPVPTPDAQHIEFSGDNMNGVIMTVYP; encoded by the coding sequence ATGAAGAAATGGTTAGTGGTAATTGTGATTGCCCTGCTGATCGGTTATGAGTGGCTGTCCAGGGATAAAGAGGATGCCACGGCAGACCTGAATATTAAGACAATACGAGTCTCGGCAGATAATGATAATGGCTCGAAGACTCTGACCGTGATCCCGAAGGGCCAGATCTATCAGGGGAACCTGCTGCTGGTCAACAAGGAGTATCCCGTTCAGCCCTCGGGGGTCAGCGCGGATATTGTAAGGCTTACCGATTATGATGAGCTGACTTCCGGCTACCTGCTGCTGGATCACAAAACGCTGCTCTCCAAGCAAGTGGCAGAGAAATTCACCAAGATGGTACATGCCGCAGCCGGGGATGACATCAACAGCTTTCTGATCAGCAGCGGCTACCGGGACAATGAGAAGCAGAAGCAATTATACGAGGAAAAAGGAGCAGACTACGCTCTTCCGCCCGGATACAGCGAGCATAACCTGGGCTTGTCGCTTGACATCGGCTCCTCTCAGATGTCCATGAGCCATGCCCCTGAAGGGCAATGGCTGCGGGAGCATGCATGGGATTACGGCTTCATTCTGCGCTATCCTGAGGATAAAACAGATATCACCGGCATCAAGTATGAGCCCTGGCATTTCCGGTATGTAGGGCTTCCGCACAGTGTGATTATGCGCGACAAGAACTTCACGCTGGAAGAATACCTTGAATTCCTTAAGGAGCAGAAGTCGATTGTCACTACCGTTAACGGGGTCGAATATCAAATTTCCTATATCAAAGTTACCGGGAACACTCCTGTTCCCACCCCTGACGCTCAGCATATTGAGTTCTCCGGCGACAATATGAACGGTGTGATTATGACGGTCTATCCTTAA
- a CDS encoding DUF1775 domain-containing protein, with product MFRKIAALAAPAAAVLLLFAAVASAHVTVSPAQSSTGAWETYTLKVPSEKESATVQVDLRIPAGAEFKQYEATPGWEVTVDGNKVSWIAKDGGIQAGQFQRFYFTAKNPDSAGDIAWDAYQHYADGSLVQWSGEAGSESPHSITAIAEASGSADGGHGHGAADMSGSGTMTMDEHQAIVDNEGASTGTSPMLYITLGISLVSFLLAAIALLRRKQE from the coding sequence ATGTTTCGCAAAATAGCAGCACTGGCTGCACCGGCAGCCGCCGTACTACTGTTGTTCGCAGCCGTGGCGAGCGCCCACGTAACCGTTAGTCCAGCGCAGTCCAGCACGGGGGCCTGGGAGACGTATACCCTGAAAGTACCGTCTGAAAAAGAAAGCGCCACCGTCCAGGTGGATCTGCGGATTCCGGCAGGCGCGGAATTTAAGCAATACGAAGCCACTCCCGGCTGGGAGGTAACAGTGGACGGGAATAAAGTAAGCTGGATTGCCAAGGATGGCGGCATTCAGGCCGGACAGTTCCAGCGCTTCTACTTCACAGCCAAGAACCCGGACTCCGCAGGCGATATCGCCTGGGATGCCTATCAGCACTATGCGGATGGCAGCCTCGTGCAATGGTCCGGCGAAGCCGGCTCAGAATCCCCGCATTCCATCACCGCCATCGCTGAAGCCTCCGGCAGCGCCGATGGCGGTCACGGCCACGGTGCCGCAGACATGTCCGGCTCCGGCACCATGACCATGGACGAGCATCAGGCCATTGTGGACAATGAAGGCGCCAGCACCGGCACCTCGCCGATGCTCTACATTACCCTCGGCATCTCGCTGGTCTCCTTCCTGCTGGCAGCGATAGCCTTGCTTCGGAGGAAGCAGGAGTAG
- a CDS encoding response regulator transcription factor, translated as MKRITILVADDDAEIADLIGLHLEKEGYHPIKVTNGPAAVQVIQSRHIDLAILDIMMPGLDGYEVTRQIREQHGLPIIFVSAKTSDLDKITGLVIGADDYMTKPFNPMELVARVNAQLRRSMKLNQPVTEQKAVVEAGGLIVDPDRRSVTLYGQPVELTPKEFDILYLLASYPKKVFSAEQLFQQIWGEAYYEGGNTVMVHIRTLRKKLGEDQSKNTWIKTIWGVGYTFNG; from the coding sequence ATGAAACGAATTACGATTCTTGTCGCCGACGACGATGCGGAAATTGCCGATCTGATCGGACTGCATTTGGAAAAAGAAGGCTACCACCCTATAAAGGTTACAAACGGCCCGGCGGCGGTGCAGGTCATCCAGTCCAGGCATATCGACCTGGCAATTCTGGATATTATGATGCCCGGGCTGGACGGGTATGAGGTGACCCGGCAGATCCGGGAGCAGCATGGGCTGCCGATTATTTTTGTGAGCGCGAAGACTTCGGATCTGGATAAAATCACCGGGCTTGTCATCGGCGCCGACGATTATATGACCAAGCCCTTCAATCCCATGGAGCTGGTCGCCAGAGTGAACGCGCAGCTCAGACGTTCCATGAAGCTGAACCAGCCGGTTACCGAGCAGAAGGCCGTGGTGGAAGCCGGGGGACTGATTGTCGATCCGGACCGCCGTTCCGTGACCTTGTACGGACAGCCCGTGGAGCTGACGCCGAAGGAATTCGATATCCTGTATTTGCTCGCCAGCTACCCGAAGAAAGTATTCAGCGCTGAGCAGCTTTTTCAGCAAATCTGGGGTGAGGCTTATTATGAAGGCGGGAACACCGTGATGGTCCATATCCGCACCCTGCGCAAAAAGCTGGGCGAAGACCAGAGTAAAAATACATGGATCAAAACGATCTGGGGAGTTGGGTACACGTTCAATGGCTAA
- a CDS encoding histidine kinase, whose protein sequence is MTYTRIKVLILLIPTVMVGIWEWVRHQFLMQYISMDTGNYLTPVLVFMFSIILLLPLFRIMERNQRELEQERAATGAMEAREALAKELHDGMAQSLFLLSVRIDRLEQSRKDGSVSADSVDQIKKTVHEVNRYVRQAIANLKVPVSGAESFSLERSIHEQLAAIAGEVMIEVSLDWHLEEQVLTPAEQAELLSCIREAIINVRKHTRAGKVSVSGQGNEHGWRVTIADDGAGIEHDDPFAVNGSYGLQIMRERSRSMGWALQLHSGADGTTVEIVKGGAQNGTLPGADRR, encoded by the coding sequence GTGACGTATACCCGAATTAAAGTGCTAATCCTGCTGATTCCAACAGTCATGGTGGGTATCTGGGAGTGGGTGAGACATCAGTTCCTGATGCAGTACATTTCCATGGACACGGGAAACTACTTAACACCTGTATTGGTTTTTATGTTCAGTATTATTCTGCTGCTGCCGCTCTTTCGGATCATGGAGCGGAACCAGCGGGAGCTGGAGCAGGAGCGGGCGGCAACAGGGGCGATGGAAGCGCGGGAGGCTCTGGCCAAGGAGCTGCATGACGGAATGGCCCAATCCCTGTTCCTGCTCTCCGTGCGGATTGACCGTCTGGAGCAGAGCCGTAAGGACGGCAGCGTCAGCGCGGACAGTGTGGATCAGATCAAGAAGACCGTTCACGAGGTGAACCGTTATGTACGTCAGGCCATTGCCAATCTGAAGGTGCCGGTGAGCGGCGCGGAGAGCTTTTCGCTGGAGCGTTCTATCCATGAGCAGCTGGCGGCAATAGCCGGAGAAGTCATGATCGAGGTATCTCTGGACTGGCATCTGGAAGAGCAGGTGCTCACACCGGCGGAACAGGCAGAGCTGTTGTCCTGCATTCGTGAAGCGATTATCAACGTGCGTAAGCACACACGTGCGGGCAAGGTATCCGTATCGGGCCAAGGGAATGAGCATGGCTGGCGTGTAACCATTGCAGATGACGGTGCTGGAATTGAGCATGACGATCCTTTTGCGGTGAACGGCAGCTATGGCCTGCAGATTATGAGGGAACGGTCCCGCAGTATGGGCTGGGCGCTTCAACTTCACTCAGGAGCGGACGGAACCACTGTAGAAATTGTAAAAGGGGGTGCGCAGAATGGAACGCTGCCGGGTGCTGATCGTCGATGA
- a CDS encoding response regulator transcription factor, with protein sequence MERCRVLIVDDHAHAREAMIEIVGLDERFEVIGAVASGAEAIVWTGQWMPDLILIDIEMPGMDGLETTRRIKLEYPYVRIVIVTVSDEISYLFEALKQGAQGYLLKNLAPSTWIEYLLAIVSEEVPLSRELAFQILKEFAVTSVKEEREALTAREKEILGCVSSGSTNKEIAVTLGISEHTVKNHLKNILQKLQLQNRTQLTRYAMEQGLASRERDFPGKR encoded by the coding sequence ATGGAACGCTGCCGGGTGCTGATCGTCGATGACCATGCGCATGCACGTGAAGCGATGATCGAGATTGTGGGACTGGATGAACGGTTTGAAGTGATTGGTGCGGTGGCCAGCGGAGCTGAGGCGATCGTCTGGACCGGGCAATGGATGCCGGATCTCATTCTGATCGATATCGAAATGCCGGGAATGGACGGTCTGGAGACCACGCGGCGCATTAAGCTGGAATATCCGTATGTCCGGATTGTCATTGTCACCGTGTCGGATGAGATCTCTTATCTGTTCGAAGCGCTTAAGCAGGGCGCGCAGGGGTACCTCCTGAAGAACCTGGCCCCGTCCACCTGGATCGAATATCTGCTGGCAATTGTAAGCGAAGAGGTGCCATTGAGCCGGGAGCTGGCATTCCAGATTCTGAAGGAGTTCGCGGTCACCTCCGTCAAGGAGGAGCGGGAGGCATTAACCGCGCGGGAGAAGGAGATACTGGGCTGTGTATCCTCCGGGTCCACCAATAAGGAGATTGCCGTCACTCTCGGGATCTCCGAGCATACGGTCAAGAATCATCTCAAGAATATTCTTCAGAAGCTTCAGCTTCAGAACCGCACACAGCTTACCAGATATGCGATGGAGCAGGGACTGGCTTCGCGGGAGCGGGATTTTCCGGGGAAGAGATAG
- a CDS encoding VanZ family protein has translation MNTAHKQTKYGLQVLFIVYVYILFKIILFKFGSMDLPFLWQQLQNSPGHIAASLQRGNLVPLATLTNTYHHISTSTVVNFLGNIALFIPYGIFLVLLNPNGKGSGSFTGVLLWSFALSAVLECSQAVFYIGTFDVDDLLLNTFGGMLGYMLIRPIQMIYMTGRQGPSVTQK, from the coding sequence ATGAATACGGCACACAAGCAGACAAAGTACGGCTTACAGGTACTGTTTATCGTCTACGTGTATATTTTGTTTAAAATTATTTTGTTCAAATTCGGTTCGATGGATCTCCCGTTTCTATGGCAGCAGCTCCAGAACAGCCCGGGCCATATTGCCGCCAGTCTGCAAAGAGGAAATTTGGTCCCGCTGGCCACCTTAACCAATACCTATCACCATATCAGCACAAGCACCGTCGTTAATTTCCTGGGGAATATCGCCTTATTCATTCCTTATGGCATCTTCCTGGTGCTGCTCAACCCGAATGGAAAAGGCAGCGGCTCCTTCACCGGAGTCCTGCTGTGGTCCTTCGCGTTAAGCGCGGTGCTGGAATGCTCGCAAGCCGTCTTCTATATTGGAACCTTTGATGTGGATGACCTTCTTCTGAATACATTTGGCGGGATGCTGGGATATATGCTGATCCGGCCTATCCAGATGATCTATATGACAGGCAGACAAGGCCCCTCCGTCACCCAAAAGTGA
- a CDS encoding nitroreductase family protein, with amino-acid sequence MSTFSELVQSRRSANNFVEGVTIPQSELEEMFSLARLAPSAYNLQHAHYKVISDDNVKEAIRKDAYGQYKIHTASAVIVVLGDKNAYQQAPEIYSGLKLLGAMSEDAYEQTIQSINDAYTGNDAFQRDEAIRNASLSAMQFMLIAKDKGWDTCPMIGFDPEAVKATLGLGDHMVPVMLITIGKDNQHKIRSRGYRKPVNEFVEFI; translated from the coding sequence ATGAGTACTTTTTCCGAATTGGTGCAATCCCGCAGATCGGCTAATAATTTCGTGGAAGGTGTTACCATCCCGCAGAGTGAGCTTGAAGAGATGTTCTCCCTGGCCCGTCTGGCTCCCTCAGCTTATAATCTTCAGCACGCCCATTACAAAGTAATCAGCGATGACAACGTGAAGGAAGCCATCCGCAAGGACGCGTATGGCCAATACAAGATCCACACTGCTTCTGCTGTTATTGTCGTGCTGGGTGACAAGAATGCCTATCAGCAGGCTCCTGAAATCTATAGCGGGCTTAAGCTGCTGGGAGCAATGAGCGAAGATGCTTATGAGCAAACCATTCAATCCATCAATGATGCATATACCGGGAATGATGCGTTCCAGCGGGATGAAGCGATCCGCAATGCTTCTCTGTCGGCGATGCAGTTCATGCTGATTGCCAAGGATAAGGGCTGGGATACCTGCCCGATGATCGGCTTCGATCCGGAGGCTGTGAAGGCTACCCTCGGTCTGGGCGACCATATGGTTCCAGTAATGCTGATTACGATCGGCAAGGACAACCAGCACAAGATCAGATCGCGCGGCTACCGCAAGCCGGTTAATGAGTTTGTTGAATTTATCTAA
- a CDS encoding sigma-70 family RNA polymerase sigma factor: MTEEELRDCLQRLAQGDKEAFTVLHNTIRQQVYGTVSLLVNRQADVADVVNEIYVELFRCLPQYDGTRPFGAWLNGIIVRQCSNWNRRSWRLMRLMIRSRENTSEILYPGADAQLLMQEQQGELMQLVSGLPPKLRSVIVLRYYGECSYDEIASALGIPLGTAKSRHHKALRKLRQHAAFTEEDEMKEEWTCLPRVN, from the coding sequence ATGACTGAAGAAGAGCTTCGGGATTGTCTGCAAAGGCTGGCACAAGGAGATAAAGAAGCCTTCACCGTATTACATAACACCATCCGGCAACAGGTATACGGAACGGTCAGCCTGCTGGTGAACCGGCAGGCTGATGTGGCAGATGTAGTCAATGAAATTTATGTCGAGCTGTTCCGTTGCCTGCCGCAGTATGATGGCACACGCCCCTTCGGCGCCTGGTTGAACGGTATAATCGTCAGGCAATGCAGTAATTGGAACCGCAGAAGCTGGCGCCTGATGCGGCTCATGATCCGCAGCCGGGAGAATACATCTGAGATCCTGTATCCGGGGGCGGATGCACAGCTTCTGATGCAGGAACAACAGGGCGAACTGATGCAGCTGGTCAGCGGACTGCCGCCCAAGCTCCGCAGTGTAATTGTGCTGCGTTACTATGGGGAGTGCAGCTATGATGAGATTGCTTCAGCCTTGGGCATACCACTGGGGACAGCTAAGTCCAGGCATCATAAAGCGCTGCGCAAGCTGCGGCAGCATGCGGCTTTTACGGAGGAAGATGAGATGAAGGAGGAATGGACATGTCTGCCGAGAGTCAACTGA
- a CDS encoding DUF1641 domain-containing protein, with protein MSETLTQNLPEQEIPEAALPKEDVLKELLKPEVQQSLMVLVEQLPQITQMVSVLSKSLDFVQSVATDEVLKNDTVGAIKEMAGPVVGTAKNLAATVIEAKDRAEASSETVSLFGMMKMIKDPQVQKALRFMNAYLQVSGERQSGK; from the coding sequence ATGTCAGAAACCCTTACCCAAAATCTTCCTGAACAAGAAATACCAGAAGCAGCCCTTCCCAAAGAGGATGTACTGAAAGAGCTCTTGAAGCCGGAGGTTCAGCAATCTCTGATGGTACTGGTCGAGCAGCTGCCGCAGATCACACAAATGGTCAGTGTATTGTCCAAATCATTAGATTTTGTGCAGTCGGTGGCCACGGATGAAGTGCTTAAGAATGACACAGTCGGTGCGATCAAGGAAATGGCGGGTCCTGTGGTGGGCACAGCCAAGAATCTGGCGGCTACTGTCATTGAAGCGAAAGACCGCGCGGAAGCAAGCAGCGAAACCGTCAGCCTGTTCGGCATGATGAAGATGATCAAGGACCCGCAGGTGCAGAAGGCTCTCCGGTTTATGAATGCCTATCTGCAGGTCAGCGGTGAACGCCAATCGGGCAAATAA
- a CDS encoding X2-like carbohydrate binding domain-containing protein — translation MSRKRIRRLGILVLLTAMSGSLLNVAPAVTHAAATEDYSWNSVVTGAGGGFVPGIIFNQTEPNLIYARTDIGGAYRWNEADKSWIPLTDSVGWADWNKNGVDALATDPVDPDKVYMATGTYTNSWDGNGQIMRSSDRGDTWQSTPLPFKVGGNMPGRSAGERLVIDPNKNSILFFGARSGNGLWKSVDSGVTWSKVTSFTNVGTYIQDPGNEYQSDIVGLSWITFDKSTGSAGQATQTIYVGVADTAKSVFRSTDGGATWSALPGQPVGLLPHHGELSPTGDLYITYSDGVGPYDGHKGEVWKYNTTSGVWKNISPTTGADNFYGFGGLALDAQHPNTLMVASLNAWWPDEVIFRSKDGGETWSRIWDWGFYPERNYKFEMDITAAPWLNLGLTSSSLDPAPKMGWMMGDLEIDPFNSDRMMYGTGATIYGTNNLGAWDTGGKVKISVMAKGVEETAVLGLISPPAGAHLITALGDVSGFRYEDLTAAPVKFQTSPSWASTNSIDYAELDPAYVVRVGGVDKEKYPNSKSIGISNDNGKNWYMPNAEPSRNGSTTVGQGQIAVSASGNALLWSTSDIGVFYSKTGGNAWTASSGVPAGAKIASDRVNPNKFYGFYEGKLYVSTDSGATFTATAATGLPANNVNGLQPSQAQVSLKAMPGVEGDIWFAGGHPLDKYGIWHSTNSGASFTKLSNVEEADLIGFGKAAPGENYMALYTVAQIDGVRGVFRSDDAGASWVRINDDNHQYARINMAITGDPRVYGRVYLGTNGRGTLYADPVNPPAAGSVITPVTASFDKKTGNQSDIAVTMTLNGNTLDSITNGSTTLTAGTDYTVSGSTVTIHKAYLAAQAVGTSTLSFHFSAGAAKTLTVTVADTTSTANDSAITPVTASFDKKTGNQSDIEIAMTLNGNTLASIKNGPAVLTAGTDYTVSGSVVTIHKAYLAAQAVGTTTLSFQFSAGAAKTLAVTVSDTTAPVDGGLKVQMFNSSTAAATNALSPRIKLVNTGTAAVSLADVKLRYYYTSDGEQAQNFFCDWSQIGSANVTGTFVKLPAALSGADHYLELGFTAAAGSLAPGASIDIQMRASKVDWTNYNQSDDYSFNPTGTAPADWAKLPAYLSGSLVWGNEPL, via the coding sequence ATGAGTCGAAAACGTATCCGAAGACTAGGAATACTTGTCCTGCTGACAGCGATGTCAGGCTCTTTGTTGAACGTTGCTCCCGCTGTAACCCATGCCGCAGCCACTGAAGACTATAGCTGGAACAGTGTGGTTACCGGTGCGGGCGGCGGTTTTGTGCCGGGGATTATTTTCAACCAGACGGAACCGAATCTGATCTATGCGCGGACGGATATTGGCGGCGCTTACCGCTGGAATGAGGCGGACAAGAGCTGGATTCCGCTGACTGACTCGGTCGGCTGGGCGGACTGGAACAAGAACGGGGTAGATGCGCTGGCTACTGATCCGGTTGATCCGGACAAGGTGTATATGGCAACGGGCACATACACGAATTCCTGGGACGGCAACGGTCAAATTATGCGTTCCAGCGACCGTGGGGATACCTGGCAGTCTACCCCGCTGCCGTTCAAGGTTGGCGGCAATATGCCTGGACGTTCAGCCGGAGAACGGCTGGTGATTGACCCTAATAAGAACAGCATCCTGTTCTTCGGGGCGCGGAGCGGGAACGGTCTGTGGAAGAGTGTGGACTCTGGCGTGACTTGGTCCAAGGTTACCTCCTTCACTAACGTAGGAACGTACATCCAAGATCCGGGGAATGAGTATCAGAGTGATATCGTGGGCTTGTCCTGGATTACTTTTGATAAAAGCACGGGCTCTGCCGGACAAGCGACCCAGACGATCTATGTCGGCGTCGCCGATACCGCCAAAAGTGTGTTCCGCAGCACAGATGGAGGCGCCACCTGGTCTGCGCTGCCCGGCCAGCCTGTAGGCCTGCTTCCGCATCATGGGGAGCTGTCTCCTACCGGCGATCTGTACATTACTTACAGTGACGGGGTAGGTCCGTATGACGGACACAAAGGCGAGGTCTGGAAATACAACACAACCAGCGGGGTTTGGAAAAATATCAGCCCTACAACGGGGGCCGACAACTTCTACGGCTTCGGTGGGCTTGCCCTGGATGCCCAGCATCCGAATACGCTGATGGTCGCCAGTCTCAACGCCTGGTGGCCGGACGAGGTGATCTTCCGCAGTAAGGACGGCGGAGAGACCTGGAGCCGGATCTGGGATTGGGGCTTCTATCCGGAGCGCAACTACAAGTTCGAGATGGATATCACGGCGGCGCCGTGGCTTAATCTTGGACTGACTTCGAGCTCGCTTGATCCTGCACCGAAGATGGGCTGGATGATGGGGGACCTTGAGATTGACCCGTTCAACTCGGACCGGATGATGTACGGCACGGGTGCTACGATCTATGGTACGAATAACCTCGGAGCCTGGGACACCGGCGGCAAGGTCAAGATATCCGTTATGGCTAAAGGGGTAGAAGAGACCGCAGTGCTTGGGCTGATCAGCCCGCCAGCGGGTGCCCACCTGATTACCGCACTTGGCGATGTGTCCGGCTTCCGGTATGAGGATCTGACAGCGGCACCCGTCAAGTTCCAGACCAGCCCTTCCTGGGCCAGCACGAACAGCATCGATTATGCGGAGCTGGACCCGGCCTATGTCGTCCGTGTCGGCGGTGTGGACAAAGAGAAATATCCGAACAGCAAGTCGATCGGGATTTCGAATGACAACGGCAAGAACTGGTATATGCCCAATGCGGAACCCTCCAGAAACGGCAGCACCACGGTAGGCCAGGGCCAGATTGCTGTATCGGCGAGCGGCAATGCGCTGCTGTGGAGCACCTCAGATATCGGGGTCTTTTATTCCAAGACCGGGGGCAATGCCTGGACCGCAAGCAGCGGCGTACCTGCCGGAGCGAAGATTGCCTCGGACCGGGTGAATCCGAATAAATTCTATGGCTTCTATGAGGGCAAGCTCTATGTCAGTACGGATAGCGGAGCTACCTTCACTGCTACGGCAGCCACCGGCTTGCCTGCCAATAACGTGAACGGCCTGCAGCCCAGCCAGGCACAGGTCAGTCTTAAGGCGATGCCAGGCGTTGAAGGAGATATCTGGTTCGCCGGCGGGCATCCGCTGGATAAGTACGGCATCTGGCATTCTACCAACTCAGGTGCCAGCTTCACGAAGCTGAGCAATGTGGAAGAAGCGGACCTGATCGGGTTCGGTAAGGCCGCGCCGGGTGAGAATTATATGGCACTCTATACGGTAGCCCAGATTGACGGGGTTAGAGGAGTCTTCCGTTCGGATGACGCCGGAGCCAGCTGGGTGAGGATTAATGATGATAATCATCAGTATGCCAGAATTAATATGGCGATTACAGGAGATCCGCGCGTCTATGGCCGTGTCTATCTCGGAACCAATGGCCGCGGGACGTTATATGCAGATCCGGTGAACCCTCCGGCAGCAGGCTCCGTCATTACGCCGGTCACTGCCAGCTTTGATAAGAAGACGGGGAATCAGAGCGACATTGCAGTGACGATGACCTTGAACGGAAATACCCTGGATTCCATCACCAATGGTTCTACTACGCTAACTGCTGGCACGGATTATACAGTCAGCGGTTCAACAGTGACGATCCATAAGGCTTATCTGGCAGCGCAGGCTGTGGGAACTAGCACATTAAGCTTCCATTTCAGTGCCGGAGCTGCGAAGACCTTAACGGTTACGGTGGCAGATACGACATCAACGGCTAATGATTCAGCCATAACACCAGTCACTGCCAGCTTCGACAAGAAGACGGGTAATCAGAGCGACATTGAAATAGCGATGACCTTGAACGGGAATACTTTAGCTTCTATCAAAAATGGCCCGGCAGTGTTAACCGCCGGAACCGACTATACAGTGAGCGGATCGGTTGTAACGATCCACAAGGCCTATCTGGCAGCACAGGCTGTGGGAACAACCACGCTGAGCTTCCAGTTCAGTGCAGGGGCTGCGAAGACCCTGGCGGTTACAGTAAGCGATACGACAGCGCCGGTGGACGGCGGTCTGAAGGTCCAGATGTTCAACAGCAGCACGGCAGCTGCAACGAATGCCCTCAGCCCGCGGATCAAGCTGGTGAATACCGGTACTGCTGCGGTCTCCCTCGCAGATGTGAAGCTCAGATATTATTACACCAGTGACGGCGAGCAGGCCCAGAATTTCTTCTGTGACTGGTCCCAGATAGGGAGCGCCAATGTGACAGGGACGTTCGTGAAGCTTCCGGCAGCCTTGAGCGGAGCGGACCATTACCTGGAGCTGGGCTTCACAGCAGCAGCAGGCTCGCTTGCTCCGGGAGCCAGCATCGATATCCAGATGCGGGCCTCCAAGGTGGACTGGACCAACTATAACCAGTCCGATGACTATTCGTTTAATCCTACAGGTACAGCTCCTGCGGATTGGGCCAAGCTTCCGGCTTACCTCTCCGGCAGTCTGGTATGGGGGAATGAGCCTTTGTAA
- a CDS encoding HAMP domain-containing sensor histidine kinase, translating into MANLVRSFRFKMISLLVLSMLCSGVITFVLYKSLQMYYTSQVKYEDKLTRFRYLIADFGDLNFFLIFFIPLALLFFFLFTKPYARYFKEISHHIRLLANGDFKSRIEIHSNDEFEDIAADLNQAKDKLEEAVERGDFAENSKDKLVLNLAHDLRTPLTSVLGYLDLVLKDGELTAEQVKHYTTIAYTKSQRLEKLIDELFEITRMNYGMLTVEQRPLDLSELLVQLIEELYPLLENNGLTARIEVTPQLKITGDGELLARVFENLLTNAVRYGKDGRYVDIRCYPEGEQVVVQVINYGDRIPEEDLPFLFDMFYTGDRARTHQEGSTGLGLFIAKNIVEQHQGTISVQSDTIRTLFEVRLPGLIH; encoded by the coding sequence ATGGCTAATCTGGTCCGCAGCTTCCGCTTCAAAATGATATCCCTGCTGGTACTCAGCATGCTCTGCTCCGGCGTTATTACCTTTGTACTCTACAAAAGCCTGCAAATGTATTATACCTCTCAGGTGAAGTATGAAGACAAGCTGACCCGCTTCCGTTACCTAATTGCCGATTTCGGCGACCTGAATTTCTTCCTGATCTTCTTCATTCCGCTGGCGCTGCTGTTCTTCTTCCTGTTCACCAAGCCGTACGCCCGCTATTTCAAAGAAATCTCGCATCATATCCGCCTGCTGGCTAACGGGGATTTCAAAAGCCGGATCGAAATCCATTCTAACGATGAATTCGAGGATATTGCCGCCGATCTTAACCAGGCCAAAGACAAACTCGAAGAAGCGGTGGAACGCGGGGACTTCGCGGAGAACAGCAAGGACAAGCTGGTGCTGAATCTGGCTCATGATCTGCGGACTCCGCTGACCTCTGTACTCGGCTACCTGGATCTGGTGCTGAAGGACGGAGAATTAACCGCCGAACAAGTTAAACATTACACCACGATTGCCTACACCAAATCACAGCGGCTGGAAAAGCTGATCGATGAGCTGTTCGAGATTACCCGGATGAACTACGGCATGCTTACCGTGGAGCAGCGCCCCCTTGATCTGAGCGAGCTGCTGGTCCAGCTGATCGAGGAATTGTATCCTCTATTGGAGAACAACGGGCTGACGGCCCGGATTGAGGTCACTCCGCAGCTCAAAATTACCGGGGACGGGGAACTACTGGCCCGGGTGTTCGAGAACCTGCTGACCAATGCGGTGCGTTACGGCAAAGACGGCCGTTATGTCGATATCCGCTGCTACCCGGAGGGTGAGCAGGTCGTTGTCCAGGTCATCAACTATGGAGACAGGATTCCTGAGGAGGACCTGCCTTTTCTATTCGATATGTTCTATACGGGCGACCGGGCGCGAACCCATCAGGAAGGCAGTACCGGGCTGGGATTGTTCATTGCCAAAAATATCGTCGAGCAGCATCAGGGGACGATCTCCGTACAGAGTGACACGATCCGCACGCTCTTCGAGGTCCGTCTGCCGGGTCTGATCCACTAG